The Desulfovibrio sp. G11 region GCCGTGGCGTGCAGCAGGGTGGTATCCAGCAAGGGAACATCCGTATGTTCCGGCTGCACCAGCAGGCCGATCTCTGTACAGCCGAGCACAACCCCTTGTGCGCCCCTGGCCTGGAGGCCCTCGATAACCGTTAACATCTTGCGGCGTGAACCGTCTTCAATGCGCCCCAGGCACAATTCCTGAAAAATCACATCGTTTATCATGCCCCGGTCCTGGGCATCAGGCACAAGAACCTCAATACCCCGTTGCCGCAAAACTCCGCTGTAAAAATCTTCTTCCATCGTGTAGCGCGTTCCCAGCAAGGCAGCCCTGGTCATCCCCCGGCGCAGCAGTTCATCTGCCGTAGCCCCGGCCAGGTGCAGCAGGGGAATCTGCACGGCCGCTGCCACCTGGGGAGCCACCTTGTGCATGGTATTGGTGCAGATCAGAAAAAAATCCGCGCCGCCGCGTTCAAGACGCCGGGCGCCCCCGGCCAGGGCGGCCGCCGCCTCATCCCAGCGGCCTTCGGCCTGGCAGGCCTCAATTTCGGCAAAATCCACACTGTACAACAGGCATTTTGCCGAATGCAGACCGCCAAGGCGTTGCCTGACCAC contains the following coding sequences:
- a CDS encoding aspartate/glutamate racemase family protein codes for the protein MKVIGLLGGMSWESTVSYYQIINRVVRQRLGGLHSAKCLLYSVDFAEIEACQAEGRWDEAAAALAGGARRLERGGADFFLICTNTMHKVAPQVAAAVQIPLLHLAGATADELLRRGMTRAALLGTRYTMEEDFYSGVLRQRGIEVLVPDAQDRGMINDVIFQELCLGRIEDGSRRKMLTVIEGLQARGAQGVVLGCTEIGLLVQPEHTDVPLLDTTLLHATAAAEMALGR